DNA from Aggregatimonas sangjinii:
AAAACACCGAATAATTCTTACTCTCGAGCATGCGCCGTTCTTTTTTGATCAACTTTGAGATTTCACCTTCGATCAGCTCGGTACGTACGGCAGTAACGATCTTTCTGGGTTGCTTGGGTAATTTTAAGGTGGTCGGTAGCTGATCGATCAAACGTTCCTTGGCATAGGCGTTCGAAAGTATGTAAGTTTTCTTGCGCAGCAGCTCGCTAAACTCCTCTAGAGAGGTATGTTCTTCCTGGGTTTTTACCGAAATCGGTTGTCCGATACGCACCTTGATCGGCCGCTTGTGTTGGGTGTAGATTTCGGAAGGTAATTTTGCGGTTCTGAAAACATCGGCGATTTTGGCCAAACGATAAAAAAGTTTGCTATTGCGGGCGTGAAAATAAATCGGTACCACGGGCACTTTGGCCTTTCGGATCAATTTCATGGCGGTTTCTTCCCACTCCTTATCGACGATCATTTTACCCTCTTTGCGCGTAGAAACCTCCCCTGCCGGGAAAATTCCCAAGGGATGGCCCTCCTGTAAATGCAGCATGGCATTTTTGAAACCTGTAAGGCTACTTTTGGCGTCCTTTCTATTTTCAAAGGGATTGACGGGAAAAATATGGTCGGCGATAGGCTCAAAGCGTTGCAGTAAAAAGTTGGCCATTACCTTGTAATCGACACGATGTTTCAACATCAATTTCAACAGAATAATGCCGTCTATGCCGCCCAACGGATGGTTACTGACCGTAACGAACGCACCATCTTTTGGGAGTCTTTTTAAATCCTCTTCCGGAATTTCATAATCGATCTCGTACTGCTCCAAGACGGCGTCCAAAAAATCGGTGTCCTTCAGGTGACTGATTTTATCGTACCTGCGGTTCATATTGGAAATTCGAGTGACCTTAAGTACCGTCCAGGCTAGGAAAGTGCCGAAAACCCCATATTTATCTAGTTTGGTAGCTTTGGCAACTTCCTTTGCGGTCACTAAACCCATATGGTGTTTTCGTTTTAGGTAGCCGTAAATATAGCGAAATCAAAATTTCGCTCCCTTGTTTTAACATTTAAGACCGCTGAAAAAACCCTTACTTGACCACCAACTGCAAGGTCTCGTTCGCCCGCTGTTCCATAAGTACTTGGTGCCCATTTTGTAGCGAGGCGATGGCCTCTCCGGTAAAGTGCCGAATGGTATACAACGAAACACTCTCATGGCACTCTACCTTAAACCTACTTTTAAGCAATCCCAGCAAATCTTGTAAACGACCGAAACGGTTGTCCAAACAGACCGAAAAACTGATGGCGGAGTTCTGTATGAGGTCTACCTTCATTTTATGGTCATGAAACAATTTAAAAAGTTCACTAATGCTATCCTCTACGATAAACGAAAAGTCTAATGAAGAGAGTTTGAGCAACACCTGATTCTTTTTTACGATAAAGCACGGCACATAGGGCTCGATGCCTATTCCCTTACCTACGGTCGTGCCCGCTTCCTTGGGGTTGACAAACGATTTTACGTGCAAGGGAATCTCCTTGCCCTGCAGCGGTTGCAAGGTTTTGGGATGAATGACCGAAGCGCCGTAAAATGCAAGTTCTATGGCTTCGCTGTACGATATTTTATGGAGTAGCTGTGTTTCCTCAAAATAACGGGGGTCGGCATTTAAAACGCCGGGAACATCCTTCCATATGGTTACGGAATCGACGTTGAGGCAATAGGCCAAAATTGCGGCGGTGTAGTCGGACCCTTCGCGCCCGAGCGTGGTGGTAAAATTGTTATCGTCACTGCCCAAAAAGCCCTGAGTGACATTCAGCTTTTTCCGGTCGATGCCTGCCGCAACCCTTTCCTGGGTCTTTTCCCAGTTGACGGTGACATCCCGATAACTATTATCCGTTTTTATAAAATTGCGAACGTCTACCCAGTTGTTTTCGATACCGACTTCCTGCAAATACGCACTGATGATAGTGGTCGATAACAATTCCCCATAGCCGACGACTTGGTCGTACACAAAATTATACTTGGGCGATTTGTTCCAGGCTAAAAAGCCTTTTACCTCATCTATCAACACCTTGGTCGCGGAGAAAATGGCATGGTTCGGATTCTCGAACAGGCCTTTTAAAATGGTATCATGATAGTCTACCACTTCTTGAATGCTGTCGGACAACTTGTTCTTATCGGCAAAATAGGCATTGACGATCGCTTCCATGGCATTGGTAATCTTACCCATGGCCGATACGACCAAGAGCGTATTTCCGTGCCCCGTTTCCTGCAATACCTTCACTACATTTTTAACGCCCGCGGCGTCTTTTACCGAGGCTCCCCCGAATTTGAATATTCGCATAAATAACCTTTGTTATAATTCCTTTAGAACGGATGTGCCTTTCGACCGGTCACCCGACGTCCATTCCCAATTTTCATGTAATCTGATTTTTCCGTCCGCACTCACTTCAGGCATACTATGGCAAATGCCTGTACGTAATGCTCCTTTGGTGTTGACCTGATGGTACCGCATTTCAATATGCCCATTTTCATCGACCAGCCCGATCAGGTGACCTTTTATGATATCACCGCCGGAATATTCCGAGGTCAATACATTGGCTTCCTGTCTGTAATGAAAAATCGTATCCTTGTCGACTTCCGCATTCTCGCTACTTTCGATGGGGTAGAACTTTT
Protein-coding regions in this window:
- a CDS encoding GNAT family N-acyltransferase; this encodes MGLVTAKEVAKATKLDKYGVFGTFLAWTVLKVTRISNMNRRYDKISHLKDTDFLDAVLEQYEIDYEIPEEDLKRLPKDGAFVTVSNHPLGGIDGIILLKLMLKHRVDYKVMANFLLQRFEPIADHIFPVNPFENRKDAKSSLTGFKNAMLHLQEGHPLGIFPAGEVSTRKEGKMIVDKEWEETAMKLIRKAKVPVVPIYFHARNSKLFYRLAKIADVFRTAKLPSEIYTQHKRPIKVRIGQPISVKTQEEHTSLEEFSELLRKKTYILSNAYAKERLIDQLPTTLKLPKQPRKIVTAVRTELIEGEISKLIKKERRMLESKNYSVFLAPANEMPSILKEIGRQREITFREIGEGTNNSTDIDKFDAYYHHMFLWDNAAKVIAGAYRMGLGSEIFAKYGIDGFYLQDLFRFEPELFGMMKQSIEMGRAYIIKEYQQKPMPLFLLWKGIVHTTLRHPEHKYLIGGVSISNQFSNFSKSLMIEFMKSHYWDPYVAQYVHPKKEFKVKLKDADKEFVFDETQADLNKFDRMIDEVEPGSLRLPVLIKKYIKQNAKVVAFNVDPLFNNSVDGLMYIKIADLPESTVKPVMEEFQAELERKFAENGYHGDR
- a CDS encoding aspartate kinase, which produces MRIFKFGGASVKDAAGVKNVVKVLQETGHGNTLLVVSAMGKITNAMEAIVNAYFADKNKLSDSIQEVVDYHDTILKGLFENPNHAIFSATKVLIDEVKGFLAWNKSPKYNFVYDQVVGYGELLSTTIISAYLQEVGIENNWVDVRNFIKTDNSYRDVTVNWEKTQERVAAGIDRKKLNVTQGFLGSDDNNFTTTLGREGSDYTAAILAYCLNVDSVTIWKDVPGVLNADPRYFEETQLLHKISYSEAIELAFYGASVIHPKTLQPLQGKEIPLHVKSFVNPKEAGTTVGKGIGIEPYVPCFIVKKNQVLLKLSSLDFSFIVEDSISELFKLFHDHKMKVDLIQNSAISFSVCLDNRFGRLQDLLGLLKSRFKVECHESVSLYTIRHFTGEAIASLQNGHQVLMEQRANETLQLVVK
- a CDS encoding n-acetylglutamate synthase produces the protein MIDYDNKKFYPIESSENAEVDKDTIFHYRQEANVLTSEYSGGDIIKGHLIGLVDENGHIEMRYHQVNTKGALRTGICHSMPEVSADGKIRLHENWEWTSGDRSKGTSVLKEL